A window of the Helianthus annuus cultivar XRQ/B chromosome 4, HanXRQr2.0-SUNRISE, whole genome shotgun sequence genome harbors these coding sequences:
- the LOC118491544 gene encoding uncharacterized protein LOC118491544: MEAEKAKAEEKPTQKVEIDESEAMIKVETEPNVIEKVMEKIVEVDKIVEVERIVENIIEVEKIVDVDKIVEVEKIVEVEFVQAEAARVRFLNTFRIKPEQSLNQFSILERELCQIAIPEQLKGESACKGESEGSKASF, encoded by the exons ATGGAAGCTGAAAAGGCAAAAGCTGAAGAAAAACCGACACAGAAGGTCGAGATTGATGAAAGTGAAGCTATGATAAAAGTTGAGACAGAACCAAATGTGATTGAGAAGGTGatggagaaaattgttgaagtggataaaattgttgaagtggagaGAATAGTTGAAAATAttattgaagttgaaaaaatcgtCGATGTTGATaagatagttgaagttgaaaaaatcgtCGAA gtagagtttgtgcaggcAGAAGCAGCCAGGGTTCGATTCCTGAATACTTTCCGCATAAAGCCTGAGCAGAGTTTGAATCAGTTTTCGATCTTAGAACGAGAGCTATGTCAGATTGCGATcccggaacaacttaagggggagtctgcttgcaaaggggagtctgaaggcAGTAAAGCCAGTTTCtaa